In Candidatus Electrothrix scaldis, the genomic window CATTTCCATATAAATGAGGAGGTATTAAGTTATGCGTCAATTTGTCATAGATGAGCTGTCTTTTCTTGAGCACGATAACCTGGATAATTATTTGAAACGGACTTTGAAGCCCGGCCCTATGGAGGGAGTTTTTTGGCTTGAACTTCCCAAGGAGCTACTCGCTTTGACGCAGTTGAATCATCCTGATTGTGGTCCTTTCTACTTTTCTATTCTGTTAGAAAAGACAGAGGTTCGCATCGAGTTTCTTGTGCGTAGCTCCAGCAATATACGCTGCTCCTGTATTGACTGGGCAACACCGGAACAGCGTAAGTTTGTCCTTGACTTCATAGATAATATGATCAAGGAAGAGTATATTATGGTGTGAGTTACTCCATAGCCTATACTGGTCGGACTACCAGATGCTCCATGATATACTGGCGGCGATCAGGCGTATTTTTTCCCATATAAAAATTAAGAACCTTGCCGACTTCAGACAGGCTGTCCAGCCGCACGTGCTGAAGTCGCATATCCGGGCCGATGAACTGCTTAAATTCCGGCGGTGATATCTCCCCGAGTCCCTTGAAGCGGGTCACTTCTACGGAAGAGGCGTTGCCTTTCCCCTTTAACTTGTTAATTGCCTTTGCTTTTTCCTGGTCTGAATAGCAATAGATGGTCTGCTTTTTATTTCTGGCCCGAAAAATAGGGGTCTCCAGTATGTAAACATGACCGAGCTTGATCAAGGGTTCAAAATAATGGAGAAAAAAAGTAAGGAGCAGATTGCGGATATGTAAGCCGTCCACGTCCGCATCTGTAGCCATTATAATCTTGTCAAAGCGCAGGTCAGCAATGGAATCCTCAATATTGAGGCTTTGCATCAGAGAGTACATCTCATCATTTTTGTAGAGGATGTCAAGCCGTTGGCCGAATACATTCATCGGCTTTCCCTTGAGGGAAAAAACCGCCTGGGTCATGGGATCACGGGAGGAGACAATAGAGCCCGCAGCGGATTGTCCCTCGGTGATGAAGATCATATTCTCCTGACCTTTTTTCGAGGGCTTTTGCCGGGAAGGGTGGTGCTTGCAGTCTTTGAGCTGGGGGATTTTGAAGGAAATTTTTTTCGCTTTGGCCTTGGCTTCCTTACGAACAGATTGTAATTCCTTACGGATGCGTTCATTCCGTTGTACCTTGTCCATAAATATTTCTGTACATTCCGGGTGTTTGTACAGATAAGTGGCAACGGCTTTCCGAACCTCGTTAACTATCCATCCTTTGATATCGGTGTTCCCCAGTTTGTTTTTGGTCTGGGACTCAAAAACCGGCTCCTGTACCTTAACAGCAAGGGTACCGACAATCCCATCCCGCACATCCTTTCCTGTGTATTTTTTGTCGGAAAATTCATTAACACCTTTGAGGATGCCTTCCCGAAAGGCGGAAAGATGGGTTCCTCCCTCAGAGGTATAGGTCCCATTAACAAAGGAATAATAGGTCTCGCTGTAATCGTCTGTGTGGGTAAAGGCGAATTCAAGGGCCGTCCCGGAAGATTGGATAGGTGGATAGATTCCTCTGTCACCCAGTTCTTTGCTGAGTAGATCAAGAAGCCCTTTTGCTGAATAATATTTTTTCGTTGCTGGTTGGGAGGTCTCAGTGTCCCCGGCAGATGCCGGTGCATCAAGATAGAGGGTCAAGCCCGCGTTCAGGTAGGCATATCGCCAGAGTCGCTGATCCACGTAGTCCATGTCAAAAGAATAACTGGGAAAGGACTCGGTGTCAGGAAGAAACTCAATCAATGTGCCGTCTTTCTCTTCGGTTTTGCCCTCTTCCTCTTCAATCAATGTGCCATGCTCAAAGATTGCTTTTTTAAATTGACCTTCACGAAAGGCGCAGACTGTGAAGTGCTCAGAAAGGGCATTCACCGCCTTGGTGCCAACCCCGTTCAGTCCCACAGAAAATTGAAAGACATCGGTGTTGTACTTAGCTCCTGTGTTGATGACGGACACGCATTCAACAACTTTACCCAAGGGGATGCCACGACCATAATCACGAATACGGCAACGTCCGTTTGCATCAATAGAGATATCCACCTGTTTGCCGTATCCCATGATGTATTCGTCTACAGCATTATCAATCACCTCTTTCAGGAGGATGTAGATACCATCGTCAGGGTCCGAGCCGTTGCCGAGTCGGCCGATATACATGCCGGGGCGTTTACGGATGTGCTCCAAAGAGCTGAGGGTTTTGATCTTCGATTCGTCGTATTGATGTTCTGACACGTTATTTGTTTTCTTGTTAGGGGTTTGTGGGGTGTCTGCTTTTATCATAGTGCCGGGCTGGCATAACGATAAACAGCAGTTTACTCTATCTGAGGAGAGCAAGTCAAAAGATAGTGACCATATTTTGCGAAGAAATTTCTTTGCAAAAGGAGATGTGGCGTAGGGTGGGTATTTATTTCCTATTGACTTTTTTGGTAAGGATAAAACTTACTCGTTTTGCAGGGTTAGTAAAAAAGAGGTTTTGTTGGGAAGGATTCTTGTTCCTGTTAAAGGAGAGTCATTACAGGAGATTAGAAAAAAGCGATCTGGAGGGAAGAAAAGTGGCATGGATATAGCAAATA contains:
- a CDS encoding DNA topoisomerase IV subunit B; protein product: MSEHQYDESKIKTLSSLEHIRKRPGMYIGRLGNGSDPDDGIYILLKEVIDNAVDEYIMGYGKQVDISIDANGRCRIRDYGRGIPLGKVVECVSVINTGAKYNTDVFQFSVGLNGVGTKAVNALSEHFTVCAFREGQFKKAIFEHGTLIEEEEGKTEEKDGTLIEFLPDTESFPSYSFDMDYVDQRLWRYAYLNAGLTLYLDAPASAGDTETSQPATKKYYSAKGLLDLLSKELGDRGIYPPIQSSGTALEFAFTHTDDYSETYYSFVNGTYTSEGGTHLSAFREGILKGVNEFSDKKYTGKDVRDGIVGTLAVKVQEPVFESQTKNKLGNTDIKGWIVNEVRKAVATYLYKHPECTEIFMDKVQRNERIRKELQSVRKEAKAKAKKISFKIPQLKDCKHHPSRQKPSKKGQENMIFITEGQSAAGSIVSSRDPMTQAVFSLKGKPMNVFGQRLDILYKNDEMYSLMQSLNIEDSIADLRFDKIIMATDADVDGLHIRNLLLTFFLHYFEPLIKLGHVYILETPIFRARNKKQTIYCYSDQEKAKAINKLKGKGNASSVEVTRFKGLGEISPPEFKQFIGPDMRLQHVRLDSLSEVGKVLNFYMGKNTPDRRQYIMEHLVVRPV